From one Bacillus sp. FJAT-42376 genomic stretch:
- a CDS encoding uracil-DNA glycosylase produces the protein MTAKQLIKNDWWNELEEQFSENYYVSLREKLKREYESGTVYPDPHDLFNALHLTPYSEVRAVILGQDPYHGPGQAHGLSFSVKEGVRKPPSLKNIYKELSSDLGCPEPSHGSLVKWAEQGVLLLNTVLSVRKGEANSHKDLGWERFTDEVIRSLNNKEDPVVFILWGKHAQAKKELVDLTKHAVIESPHPSPFSANRGFFGSKPFSRTNEFLKEKGLKEIDWCI, from the coding sequence ATGACAGCGAAGCAGCTAATCAAAAACGACTGGTGGAATGAACTGGAGGAGCAGTTTTCAGAGAATTATTACGTATCTTTAAGAGAAAAATTAAAGCGCGAATATGAAAGCGGGACCGTTTATCCGGACCCGCATGACTTATTTAACGCCCTCCATTTGACCCCTTACAGTGAAGTAAGGGCCGTCATTTTAGGACAGGATCCGTACCACGGACCCGGACAGGCTCATGGATTGAGCTTTTCAGTTAAAGAGGGGGTCCGGAAACCTCCTTCGCTTAAAAACATTTATAAGGAGCTGAGCAGCGATCTCGGATGCCCTGAGCCTTCTCACGGTTCCCTCGTTAAATGGGCAGAACAAGGGGTGCTGCTGCTGAACACCGTCTTATCTGTGCGGAAAGGGGAAGCCAATTCCCATAAAGACCTTGGCTGGGAACGGTTCACAGATGAGGTCATCAGAAGCCTGAACAATAAAGAAGATCCGGTTGTGTTTATCCTTTGGGGGAAGCATGCGCAGGCTAAAAAAGAACTCGTTGATCTGACGAAGCATGCAGTAATTGAATCGCCTCATCCCAGTCCGTTTTCAGCAAACCGGGGATTCTTTGGGAGTAAACCTTTTTCAAGAACGAATGAATTTTTGAAAGAAAAAGGCTTGAAAGAAATTGACTGGTGCATATAA
- a CDS encoding glycosyltransferase family 2 protein, translated as MKISVVITTYNRLWALAELMECLLRQTLKPYEIIIVNDAGERVDRLKEMYPELPIQIEHLTENGGHVTARNLGVRQATGEAIMLCDDDDLLMPAHLERMSRALDKADLVYSDAEIVRFKWQRFIRFPQERKLFAYQYDPHNMKRFSTYVPSGSLYKRQLHDQIGYFDLDVHNYWDWDFILRVMKNHIVKRVPVAGVIYSFDGDGDNQSAQLDSVRQGFLNILADKHDLGELEVKNFSALLEEPEIKTFESSSEISWDGMPIVSRLAQENSLAK; from the coding sequence ATGAAAATATCTGTCGTAATCACAACCTATAACCGTTTATGGGCGCTTGCCGAGCTAATGGAATGTCTCCTGCGGCAGACACTGAAGCCGTATGAAATCATTATTGTCAATGATGCGGGAGAACGGGTGGACAGACTGAAGGAGATGTATCCGGAGCTGCCAATCCAGATTGAGCATTTAACTGAAAATGGAGGCCATGTTACCGCAAGAAACCTCGGAGTGAGGCAGGCGACAGGGGAGGCCATTATGCTGTGCGACGATGATGACCTGCTCATGCCCGCCCACCTGGAGCGCATGTCCCGCGCATTGGATAAGGCGGATCTTGTTTACTCAGATGCTGAAATTGTAAGGTTCAAATGGCAGAGATTCATCCGTTTCCCGCAGGAGAGAAAGCTCTTTGCCTATCAGTATGATCCGCATAATATGAAGCGGTTCTCCACTTACGTACCGTCCGGGAGTTTGTACAAGAGGCAGCTTCATGATCAAATAGGCTACTTTGACTTGGATGTGCACAATTATTGGGATTGGGATTTTATTTTAAGAGTGATGAAAAATCATATCGTTAAGCGGGTACCAGTTGCAGGGGTTATTTATTCATTCGACGGGGACGGAGACAATCAATCTGCCCAGCTGGACTCTGTGAGACAAGGGTTTTTGAACATTTTGGCTGATAAACATGATCTTGGAGAACTAGAGGTCAAAAACTTTTCGGCACTGCTGGAAGAACCTGAAATAAAAACGTTTGAATCATCGAGTGAGATTAGCTGGGACGGGATGCCGATTGTCTCCAGGCTCGCCCAGGAAAATTCTTTAGCGAAATAG